The following are encoded in a window of Synergistaceae bacterium genomic DNA:
- the rsxA gene encoding electron transport complex subunit RsxA, translating into MSLLALFISAIFVNNILLSRFLGCCPFLGVSGKLDTAKGMGVAVIFVTVMASLMTWVAYEFILVPLGLEYLYTLSFILIIAALVQFVEIVLKKIQPKLYKSLGIFLPLITTNCAVLGVAVLNMNEGYSLLQSLVHALGASVGFLLAIILMAGIRERIEANKNIPKCMRGLPIALVTAGLMSIAFMGFIGIIE; encoded by the coding sequence ATGTCTCTTCTTGCTCTCTTTATATCAGCTATCTTCGTTAATAATATTCTTTTGTCACGTTTCTTGGGCTGTTGTCCTTTCTTGGGAGTGTCAGGAAAGCTTGATACTGCAAAGGGTATGGGGGTAGCCGTTATTTTTGTTACGGTAATGGCATCTCTGATGACTTGGGTAGCTTATGAATTTATCCTGGTTCCTTTGGGACTAGAGTATCTTTACACACTTTCATTTATATTGATAATTGCTGCTTTGGTTCAATTTGTAGAAATCGTATTAAAGAAAATACAACCGAAACTTTATAAATCTCTCGGTATTTTTCTTCCTCTTATCACCACAAACTGTGCGGTTCTCGGTGTCGCAGTTTTAAACATGAATGAGGGGTATTCGTTGCTCCAGTCGCTTGTTCATGCATTGGGTGCATCCGTCGGCTTTTTATTAGCCATCATTCTTATGGCCGGTATACGCGAACGAATAGAGGCAAACAAGAATATACCAAAATGTATGCGCGGACTTCCAATAGCGCTAGTTACAGCTGGACTCATGTCAATAGCATTCATGGGTTTCATAGGCATAATAGAGTAG
- a CDS encoding RnfABCDGE type electron transport complex subunit G — translation MGKSLRLPLVLLLITAVTGAILGVVYTITLEPIRLTKERERQEALEMTLPGATEFKTLKIGTDPKGTISEVNVGSSSNELVGYNFTVSSKGYAGNIEMVVGIGKEGEIKGIKILAQTETPGLGAEAAKPKFLDQFKSKTVDKFKVTKIPSEEVSDIQAISGATITSDAVIVGVNDAINFWNNHFKEEGKE, via the coding sequence ATGGGCAAATCACTAAGACTCCCTCTCGTTCTTTTGCTTATAACAGCCGTTACAGGTGCTATTTTGGGCGTAGTTTACACGATAACACTTGAACCGATTCGTCTTACAAAAGAACGCGAGCGTCAAGAAGCTTTAGAAATGACCTTACCAGGAGCAACTGAGTTTAAAACCTTAAAAATTGGTACAGATCCAAAGGGAACTATCAGTGAAGTTAATGTAGGCTCTTCTTCTAATGAACTTGTTGGTTATAACTTCACCGTTTCATCCAAAGGCTATGCGGGAAACATAGAAATGGTAGTTGGAATTGGAAAAGAAGGAGAAATTAAAGGAATAAAAATACTGGCTCAAACTGAAACGCCCGGACTCGGAGCGGAAGCTGCGAAGCCAAAATTTTTGGATCAGTTTAAAAGCAAAACGGTAGATAAATTTAAGGTTACAAAGATACCCTCCGAAGAAGTTTCCGATATTCAGGCAATTTCAGGAGCAACGATAACATCGGATGCAGTTATAGTCGGAGTTAATGATGCAATTAATTTCTGGAACAACCATTTTAAAGAGGAGGGTAAAGAGTAA
- a CDS encoding electron transport complex subunit E gives MSNPLKLIKNGIFIENPIFVFLLGICPTLATTSSATNGFGMGIAATAVLMGSNVAISAIRKIIPDEIRIPAYIVVIAGFVTVIQLLISAYAPTLDRSLGIFIPLIVVNCIILARAEAFASKNGIIDSLFDGLGMGLGFTLSLTFIGSIRELLGNGTIFSLPIMPSAYQPALLFILAPGGFITLGILIALFKNIQIRKEECKTGDETSYDGWEALSGCEGCGLSAVCGSAALSAAETEENKEVDA, from the coding sequence ATGAGTAATCCTCTCAAATTAATTAAAAACGGGATTTTTATAGAAAACCCTATATTTGTATTTCTTCTGGGCATATGTCCAACATTGGCCACGACCTCAAGCGCAACGAACGGTTTTGGCATGGGAATCGCAGCGACTGCAGTCCTAATGGGATCTAATGTTGCAATATCGGCTATTCGTAAAATAATTCCGGATGAGATTCGCATTCCGGCCTATATTGTTGTAATTGCAGGTTTTGTAACGGTTATACAGCTATTAATCTCTGCATACGCGCCAACGCTTGATAGGTCTTTGGGAATATTTATACCTTTGATAGTTGTAAACTGCATTATTCTTGCACGAGCAGAAGCCTTTGCCTCAAAAAACGGAATAATAGATTCACTGTTTGACGGGTTAGGCATGGGGCTCGGTTTTACCCTAAGTTTAACATTTATAGGCAGCATCAGAGAGCTTCTCGGTAACGGGACAATATTTTCCCTCCCTATTATGCCGTCAGCTTACCAACCGGCTTTGCTTTTCATTTTGGCGCCGGGAGGTTTTATCACACTAGGCATTCTTATTGCACTTTTTAAAAATATTCAGATCAGAAAAGAAGAGTGCAAAACTGGAGATGAGACTTCCTATGATGGGTGGGAAGCCTTGAGTGGTTGTGAAGGCTGTGGATTAAGCGCAGTTTGTGGCAGTGCAGCTCTCTCTGCTGCAGAAACAGAAGAAAATAAGGAGGTTGACGCATAA
- a CDS encoding RnfABCDGE type electron transport complex subunit D, whose translation MDKKLLVLSSSPHIHAGQDTQKIMLWVLASLVPSGLAAVYFFGLRAFALMAVCVIACHLSELVWQKLAKQKISVNDFSAAVTGLLLAYNLPPTMEYWKAILGCIFAIIVAKQFFGGIGCNIVNPALAGRAMMVVSWPVAMTTWTIDGVSKATPLALIKLGSETVGGVSMGMPLGAELPSFYDLFIGNVAGCLGETSALALLIGFVILLYKGIIKWQIPVVYIVTVGILTSLFGRPGFYEMFAGGLLIGAIFMATDYTTSPMTTKGQIIFAFGCGLLTSLIRTFGGYPEGVSFAILIMNVTVPLIDKFTTPRIFGEAK comes from the coding sequence ATGGATAAAAAACTTTTAGTACTATCAAGTTCACCCCATATTCATGCGGGACAAGACACACAAAAAATAATGCTTTGGGTGCTCGCATCATTGGTACCTTCTGGTCTAGCAGCGGTTTATTTTTTTGGACTACGCGCCTTTGCACTGATGGCAGTCTGTGTGATTGCATGCCATCTTTCTGAATTAGTCTGGCAAAAGCTGGCAAAACAAAAAATATCAGTCAATGATTTTTCGGCAGCAGTTACTGGGCTATTGCTCGCTTATAATTTGCCTCCAACCATGGAATACTGGAAGGCTATTCTGGGATGCATTTTCGCGATAATTGTCGCCAAGCAATTTTTTGGCGGCATTGGGTGTAATATTGTAAACCCGGCGCTTGCAGGGCGTGCCATGATGGTGGTTAGCTGGCCTGTAGCTATGACAACATGGACAATAGATGGAGTTTCTAAGGCGACTCCTCTAGCTCTCATAAAGCTTGGGAGCGAAACTGTTGGCGGAGTCAGCATGGGAATGCCGCTAGGTGCAGAGCTTCCATCTTTTTATGATCTCTTCATCGGAAATGTTGCCGGCTGTTTAGGAGAAACATCCGCACTGGCTCTATTGATAGGATTTGTTATCCTCCTTTATAAGGGAATAATTAAGTGGCAAATTCCTGTTGTTTATATCGTAACAGTCGGGATTTTAACCTCTCTTTTTGGTAGACCCGGATTTTATGAAATGTTTGCGGGAGGTCTTCTTATTGGAGCCATTTTTATGGCAACCGACTATACAACTTCTCCGATGACAACGAAGGGGCAAATCATATTTGCTTTTGGCTGTGGACTCCTCACATCTCTCATAAGAACTTTTGGCGGATATCCGGAGGGAGTTTCTTTTGCAATACTGATTATGAACGTAACAGTCCCTTTGATAGATAAGTTTACTACACCTCGTATATTTGGGGAGGCTAAATAA